GAGCGGCGCACAAATGCTGATGGGGGGGGTGCCCAGAAGTGAGGCGATCGGCAGCTTTTGCTATGACTTTGATGTGCGAGGCGGCGTTGCAGGCATGGAGGGGCGCGTCAATACCAGTGCATTTCCCAAAGATCCGTTTAAGTTCAAGCCAGAATTGCCAATATTTAATATTGGGATTCAACATGCACTTGTGAAAGGCTCAAACTTGGCTGTCATTAGCCCCGCCTCCGGATTTACAGGATTAGCCTGCGCCGTTGGTCGCATCGTTGAATTTAATGTTGCTGTGGGGCAGGGAGTTGGCGTTGCTGCTGCAATTGCACTGAGTTTCGGTGTGCCTCTCTCGACTGTTGCCAATCAGCATGTCAGAGCAGGGTTGGATGCCAGACGTGTTCCACTACGCATTTTTGGACGGACGAACTGGACAGCTGCGGCTGATATTAGCAAGATTGAACAAGTTTCGATCGCTTGAGTTCCACAAGGCAATACAGAGCATTCTATTTGTAAACTCAAGGATTTAAAAGATTCAACTGCAATGGCGCTCAATCTTTCACCGCTCAAACTGCTATCGATCGCCTTGCCCCTCGTCACGTTGTTCGCGCATCCAGTAATTGCTGACGTGACTGTGCCAGTGCAGAAAATACTGCCCGATTTGCACGACACCCAAATTCCAGTCCTCCTGCCCGATCGCCTCCCCTTCGACTCCGACTCCCCCCTCTACTTCAACAGTACTGCTGCCTCAGACAGCTACGAAGTCAGCTTCGAGTACACCCCCGATTGTCGGCAAGCGACTCCCTGCTACCTTGGCTCCCTCTCTGCGCAACAAAACGGTGAACCGATCGACACGACCCTAGAAGGGACACAAGAAGTCAGAACGATCGAGCTGTCAGACGGTACAGCAGCAACTTTCGTCAACTTCTGCGGGGCTTACTGTATGGCAAGACTGGAATGGCAAGCTGAAGATGTTGTCTACACCGTCACGATCAAGAACGGCGAAGAAAGCGATCTGGTAGAAATTGCCAATGTTGCGATCGAAGCGGGGGTTCGCTAACTAAGTCTGGAAGATTGAGGAGCGAATGCAGAGTGTTTTAAGCTCATCCTTCCCGATACTGCTCAAACAGCGTTGGTAGGTGATCAAACCCATCTACCCCGATCGCGGCGATCAGATTCGATCGATTCTGTATCAAGAGTGCTTGAAACTCCTCTGCGCCAATTTGTCCTCGTAAAACTGTTAGGAGCCCGGCAGATTGTCTCCAGCTATTAGAGCCAATTTGCTCCAGCAAATACATGCCTAAACTTCCGGTATAAACGGCTTTGCCAAAGTCCTTCAGGTGATAGTACGCCTCTGCCAGGTAAGCCAGGCTAATTGCTTGTAAATAAATATCCCCTGAAAACTGTGCTGCCTGAATGCCCTTTTCCAGGTAAGCGATTGATTCGGCGGGTTGGTCGCGCATCACTTCGGCAATGCCCAGACTGCTAAAACAAAGTGCCTGACTCTGCCGATCGCCCAATCGTTCTGCCAACTGAGCGCCTTGCTGCAGCCGATCGATCGCCATCTCGTACACATCCGGATCAACTTGCTCAAGCTGTCTTGCCTGGAAAATTTCACTGAAGCCTAAATTCGCAACTGCATTCACCTCACCTGCCCGATCGCCTGCCTGACGGCTCAGAATCAAGGCTCGTTGGCTATAGTTAATGGCTTCTGGATAGTTCGCTTGAGATACATAGGCCCGACTGAGGTGGTTCAGATTGGCAATCTCACAGGTTTTATCTCCAGCAGCACGGGCAATTTCCAGGGCTTGTTCATGGAAGGCAATTGCACGATCGATCTGCCCAAAGGCGCGAGTCGAATAGCCCAGTAGGGTGAGAATTCGGGCTTTTTCCTCAGTTCCTTCCGCCTGGCGCAGCGGTTCATCAAGATAGTTCAATGTGCCCCGCAAATACTCGCCTGTAAATGAGGCAAAAACGCCACCATACAGCGGGAAATAGGTTTGTTGAGCAAATGTCCGTAGAATCTGTAGCGTTACCAGAAAGCAGGCTTGCCGCAAACGATCGTGCCCCGGTAAATTGATAGCTTGGCTCCAGCCACTCGCCAACTGTGACCAAATCACGGAGAAAGCGAGAAATGTCGAAATCGAAAGTTTTGCCCCAACCTTGGAGTCATAAACTAGTTTGTCAAACCAGTTAACAAGCCCCTGCTGGAGACAACGCAGAATGCTGACTAGTTCTACCCAATCGCTAAGACTGATTGATTGTTGTTGCTCTGCCCATTCAACCCCCGATTGCCCAAACGATAGTGCCTCAAATAAAGAAGCTGGAACAGGACGTTTGACCTGCTTTGCCCAGAGTGCCCAGGGTCCACTCTGCCCCGGTACCCCCTCAAAGCCTAACTGACCGCGGCTCTGGTCGTAAATCCAACTCACCAAATGATTTTCTAGACGCTGCCAGGACTCTAATCCTTGCAACAAACCCTGCCCTAACTCCTGAAGCTCAGGCTCATCCGTTTTTTGAAGCCGTTTGGCGAGTTGCTGCCATTGCGCTAGGCTGAGTGGCTTTGGCAGATTTGGATCAGTGACACCAAGCAAGACGATAAGGCGGTCTTCGTCAGAATCAGGGGCTGTTGTAATTTGCTGAATCGCACTATCTAGTGCAGCGTTCGTTTGATTGTTAATCTGCCAGCGTTCCCACTCACTCCGAATCGTCTGTAGAGCACGCAGATTACGACTGGCTTTTGCCTGTTTCAATTCATCAGTCTGGCTATTGACCTGCTGCTGAATTGCATCGAGCCGATCGCTCAGACATCGCTCAAACAGTTCTCCCGTCCCTGAACTCACACCCTCAATTAACATCTGATAGACCTGCTCTTTCGAGCGGATCATCCCTTTGAGAGTCATTTGAACAATCTGATCGATCAAGTCGTTATAGCGATCGGGCAGGGTAGGAGCGTCAGACATAAAGGGGCAGCAAATCTCAAAGATATAAGGGCTGATAGTGACTTGATAGTAACGCTATATCAGCCGCCTCATCTACCTAATACCTGATTAACTCCCTGTCCCTGCCATCGACTTCTTGAGGAGCTTCAACCCCCGCTTGACCCGCCGCGAAACGGTTACAGCGCTGATACCCAGCCGTTCAGCCGTTTCTTTCTGAGTTAGGTCGTAGAGAAAGACAAACTCTAGGA
The DNA window shown above is from Trichocoleus sp. and carries:
- a CDS encoding tetratricopeptide repeat protein — translated: MSDAPTLPDRYNDLIDQIVQMTLKGMIRSKEQVYQMLIEGVSSGTGELFERCLSDRLDAIQQQVNSQTDELKQAKASRNLRALQTIRSEWERWQINNQTNAALDSAIQQITTAPDSDEDRLIVLLGVTDPNLPKPLSLAQWQQLAKRLQKTDEPELQELGQGLLQGLESWQRLENHLVSWIYDQSRGQLGFEGVPGQSGPWALWAKQVKRPVPASLFEALSFGQSGVEWAEQQQSISLSDWVELVSILRCLQQGLVNWFDKLVYDSKVGAKLSISTFLAFSVIWSQLASGWSQAINLPGHDRLRQACFLVTLQILRTFAQQTYFPLYGGVFASFTGEYLRGTLNYLDEPLRQAEGTEEKARILTLLGYSTRAFGQIDRAIAFHEQALEIARAAGDKTCEIANLNHLSRAYVSQANYPEAINYSQRALILSRQAGDRAGEVNAVANLGFSEIFQARQLEQVDPDVYEMAIDRLQQGAQLAERLGDRQSQALCFSSLGIAEVMRDQPAESIAYLEKGIQAAQFSGDIYLQAISLAYLAEAYYHLKDFGKAVYTGSLGMYLLEQIGSNSWRQSAGLLTVLRGQIGAEEFQALLIQNRSNLIAAIGVDGFDHLPTLFEQYREG